In Nitrospira sp., one genomic interval encodes:
- the tatA gene encoding twin-arginine translocase TatA/TatE family subunit, translating to MFGTMGFSELIIILVIVLIIFGAGKLPQIGEGVGKALRGFKKEVNDIPPPTVEQADPAQVPVQPATDVAQVSRPAVAPSVPAASQATAPYTPGPELTPGTTAALMASAGPQGPQAAQPVKPRVAPNQTAQASAATPSSSGHQPPTMEDRMASPSPVMRAQYPPLPSTAQSKPAAKRPSAIVNKDAVARVQAAQAAMRAKAAQSQQSGMSPQDLQSLGEGLGDAVRTFRRAVADVRGSVEPEIRTIRTEMDSAQKELEQSIEAARQLPVPEDDPSAKSA from the coding sequence ATGTTTGGGACTATGGGGTTTTCCGAGCTCATCATTATTCTGGTGATCGTCTTGATCATCTTCGGCGCGGGCAAGCTTCCACAGATCGGTGAAGGGGTCGGGAAGGCCTTGAGAGGTTTTAAGAAGGAGGTCAACGACATCCCGCCTCCCACAGTGGAACAGGCTGATCCGGCGCAGGTTCCGGTGCAGCCGGCGACGGATGTCGCGCAGGTAAGTCGACCGGCGGTTGCCCCATCCGTCCCTGCTGCGTCCCAAGCCACGGCTCCCTACACACCGGGGCCGGAACTCACCCCCGGTACCACGGCAGCCTTGATGGCTTCCGCCGGACCCCAAGGGCCGCAAGCTGCCCAGCCGGTAAAGCCCCGCGTGGCGCCGAATCAAACCGCTCAAGCGTCGGCCGCAACTCCCTCCTCGTCTGGGCATCAGCCTCCGACGATGGAAGACCGTATGGCTTCGCCGTCGCCCGTCATGCGTGCGCAGTACCCCCCGCTTCCCTCGACGGCTCAAAGTAAGCCTGCGGCGAAGCGGCCGTCGGCAATTGTCAATAAGGATGCTGTAGCTCGTGTGCAGGCTGCGCAGGCTGCAATGCGTGCGAAGGCCGCACAGTCTCAACAGTCCGGCATGTCTCCTCAGGACCTTCAGAGTCTTGGGGAAGGGCTTGGGGATGCAGTGCGAACATTCAGACGGGCAGTTGCTGACGTCAGGGGTTCGGTTGAACCGGAAATACGCACGATTCGGACCGAAATGGATTCGGCACAGAAGGAACTGGAGCAGTCGATTGAGGCGGCTCGCCAGTTGCCTGTGCCGGAGGACGATCCTTCAGCCAAGTCTGCATAG
- a CDS encoding M24 family metallopeptidase gives MHAQSDLDSRVARIQQAIRKQPGLDGWLFYDFRHLDPIAYRVLLRDPSLHVTRRWYYWIPAEGAPVKLQHKIEPHVLQGLPGAGYLYVSWQEQQAALASCLRQARRIAMQYSPMNVIPYVSRVDAGTIDLVRSFGVEVVTSADLVQQFEAVWDEAQLVSHKVAAEGLRAIVDETFSWVGASLAAGHVLSEYGVQQYILSRMDARGLVTSSAPIAAVNGHSANPHYSPPAEGSAPIRSGDLLLIDLWAKQPIPRAVYADITWTGFIGRSVPARYQEVFQVVRQARDEAVAFVRRRVQAGSNPYGWEVDDVCRQVINTAGYGEFFVHRTGHSIGEEVHGNGANIDNLETQDARRLLPGSCFSIEPGIYLPEEFGIRSELDVYLPLAQQDAVVYGQPVQTELVSIAIPTP, from the coding sequence ATGCACGCACAATCGGATCTCGATTCGCGGGTGGCCCGTATTCAGCAAGCCATTCGGAAGCAGCCAGGGCTTGACGGCTGGCTGTTTTACGACTTTCGCCACCTCGACCCGATTGCCTACCGCGTGTTGTTGCGAGACCCGTCTCTGCATGTGACGCGCCGTTGGTATTATTGGATTCCGGCTGAGGGCGCACCCGTGAAACTTCAACACAAGATCGAACCCCATGTGTTGCAGGGATTGCCCGGGGCTGGATACCTTTATGTCTCCTGGCAAGAGCAGCAGGCGGCCTTGGCGTCCTGCCTTCGCCAGGCCAGACGCATTGCCATGCAATATTCTCCGATGAATGTCATTCCCTATGTTTCACGCGTGGATGCCGGGACAATTGACCTCGTGCGCAGCTTCGGCGTTGAAGTCGTGACGTCTGCCGACTTGGTTCAACAGTTCGAGGCAGTCTGGGATGAGGCGCAGTTGGTATCCCACAAGGTGGCGGCGGAGGGATTGCGAGCGATTGTGGATGAGACCTTCTCCTGGGTTGGGGCTTCATTGGCGGCCGGTCACGTTCTTTCCGAATACGGCGTACAGCAATACATTCTGTCACGCATGGACGCGCGCGGGTTGGTGACGTCCAGTGCGCCCATTGCCGCCGTCAATGGTCATAGCGCGAATCCCCACTATAGCCCTCCTGCTGAAGGATCTGCTCCTATTCGATCTGGCGATTTGCTGCTGATTGATCTGTGGGCTAAACAGCCGATCCCGCGAGCCGTCTATGCCGATATTACGTGGACCGGGTTCATTGGGCGTTCCGTGCCGGCGCGCTACCAAGAGGTGTTTCAGGTCGTACGTCAGGCTCGCGATGAGGCTGTGGCCTTCGTCCGACGACGTGTGCAGGCAGGGAGCAATCCCTATGGGTGGGAAGTGGATGATGTCTGCAGGCAGGTGATCAACACTGCCGGATATGGAGAGTTTTTTGTCCATCGAACCGGCCATTCCATCGGAGAGGAAGTCCACGGGAATGGGGCCAACATCGACAACCTAGAGACGCAAGATGCCCGTCGGCTCTTGCCGGGAAGTTGTTTCTCGATCGAGCCAGGCATTTATCTTCCCGAGGAGTTCGGTATTCGTAGTGAACTGGACGTCTATCTTCCTCTCGCTCAGCAAGATGCCGTCGTGTATGGACAACCAGTGCAGACGGAACTCGTTTCTATCGCCATTCCCACTCCCTAA
- a CDS encoding gamma-glutamyl-gamma-aminobutyrate hydrolase family protein, translating into MKPVIGVTPDFNAGDRKEWGGKEPTYFLRARYIRAIEELGGIPVILPLVASRPARHRLLEGLDGLLLTGSGPDLDPTLYGERQRYKFATVANRRAHFELDLVHSALQTDIPTLAICGGMQTMNVACGGTLYQDIPSQVEGALPHRQTTPAVRLSHSISIVPGSLLDRIVRQPRMRVNSSHHQSVKTVGQTLMASATAPDGIVEAIEQPAHRFFLGLQWHPEFLFERHLLHRRLFQAFLRSAARRP; encoded by the coding sequence ATGAAACCGGTCATCGGAGTCACACCTGACTTCAATGCCGGGGATCGCAAAGAATGGGGCGGGAAAGAACCGACCTACTTTCTCCGTGCGCGGTATATTCGCGCCATTGAAGAGCTCGGTGGCATCCCGGTCATCCTCCCCCTCGTGGCGAGCCGCCCGGCACGCCACCGCCTGCTGGAGGGGCTTGATGGCCTGCTGTTGACGGGGAGCGGCCCGGATTTGGACCCAACTTTATACGGCGAGCGGCAACGCTACAAATTCGCAACCGTCGCGAACCGCCGCGCGCACTTTGAACTGGATCTGGTGCACTCAGCGCTACAGACCGACATCCCGACCCTGGCCATCTGCGGGGGCATGCAAACCATGAATGTGGCCTGCGGAGGAACTCTCTATCAGGATATTCCCTCCCAGGTGGAGGGAGCCTTACCCCACCGCCAAACCACGCCGGCTGTGCGCCTCTCCCACAGCATCTCCATCGTGCCAGGTAGCCTACTGGACCGGATTGTTCGGCAACCGCGCATGCGGGTTAACAGTTCTCACCACCAATCGGTGAAAACCGTCGGACAGACATTGATGGCCAGCGCCACCGCCCCAGACGGCATTGTGGAAGCCATCGAACAACCTGCACATCGGTTTTTCTTGGGGCTGCAATGGCACCCCGAATTCCTGTTTGAGCGGCACCTCCTGCACCGGCGGCTGTTTCAAGCCTTTCTTCGGTCGGCGGCCCGCCGCCCCTAG
- a CDS encoding amino acid permease, giving the protein MANPLLRTKSIERILADSDAPEHRLKRTLTAWDLTGLGIGAIIGTGIFVLIGTAIVGDAHRPGAGPGIVLSFILSGITCALAALCYAEFAAMIPVAGSAYTYSYATLGEFLAWLTGWNLILEYGVACVAVAIGWSGYFNNILKLCGIELPYWATHAPGSDGGLVNLPAAIIVMLVTGILIVGVKESARATCTIVLVKLAVIVFFITVGMSSVDTANWSPFMPFGFAGVGAAAAIVFFAYIGFDAVSTTAEEAKNPQRDLPIGIFASLGICTLLYISVAAVLTGLVPYAKIDIHAPVAEGLRVAGFQWGAAVVATGAVAGITSVLVVMMIGQIRVFFAMSRDGLLGPWLSGVHPTFRTPHHATYLTGVAVAIMAALIPIGEAADMTNIGTLFAFVLVCIGIVVLRYTKPNHPRPFRMPLMPVVPILGVLACLGLMYFLPWMTWIRFFVWTAIGVAVYLVYGMRHSKLAALPTMKEKSISKQAETVQ; this is encoded by the coding sequence GTGGCCAACCCCCTCCTGCGCACTAAATCCATTGAACGAATCCTCGCCGACTCCGATGCTCCGGAGCATCGTTTGAAACGGACATTGACCGCGTGGGACCTGACAGGTCTGGGCATCGGAGCGATCATCGGCACAGGTATCTTCGTGCTGATCGGGACCGCCATCGTCGGCGACGCACATCGTCCCGGCGCCGGGCCGGGGATCGTCCTATCCTTCATCCTGTCCGGCATCACCTGCGCCTTGGCCGCGCTCTGTTATGCGGAGTTCGCTGCCATGATTCCGGTCGCCGGCAGTGCCTACACCTACTCCTATGCCACGCTGGGAGAGTTCTTGGCGTGGCTCACGGGGTGGAATCTCATTCTGGAATACGGCGTGGCTTGTGTGGCGGTCGCCATCGGATGGTCTGGCTACTTCAATAACATCCTCAAGTTGTGCGGCATCGAGCTTCCCTATTGGGCCACCCACGCGCCGGGTTCGGACGGAGGCCTTGTCAATCTCCCAGCTGCGATCATCGTCATGCTGGTCACGGGAATCCTCATTGTAGGCGTGAAGGAAAGCGCCCGAGCGACCTGTACCATCGTTCTCGTCAAGCTGGCGGTCATCGTCTTCTTCATCACCGTCGGTATGTCCTCCGTGGACACGGCCAACTGGTCGCCCTTCATGCCGTTCGGATTCGCAGGCGTCGGTGCGGCAGCCGCGATCGTGTTCTTCGCCTATATCGGATTTGATGCCGTCTCGACCACTGCCGAAGAGGCCAAGAACCCGCAGCGAGACCTGCCGATCGGCATTTTCGCCTCCCTGGGCATCTGTACCCTGTTATACATTTCCGTCGCCGCCGTCCTCACCGGCTTAGTGCCCTATGCGAAGATCGATATTCACGCTCCGGTCGCCGAAGGACTACGGGTGGCAGGATTCCAGTGGGGCGCCGCCGTTGTCGCCACCGGGGCGGTCGCCGGTATCACCAGTGTGCTCGTCGTGATGATGATCGGTCAGATTCGGGTGTTTTTTGCGATGTCACGGGACGGTCTGCTCGGCCCCTGGCTGTCCGGCGTCCACCCAACCTTTCGAACCCCGCATCATGCCACGTACCTGACGGGCGTCGCCGTCGCCATCATGGCTGCACTGATACCGATCGGGGAGGCCGCCGATATGACTAACATCGGCACCCTCTTCGCGTTCGTCCTCGTCTGCATCGGAATCGTGGTGCTACGGTACACCAAACCCAACCACCCGCGTCCCTTCCGCATGCCTTTGATGCCGGTCGTGCCGATCCTGGGCGTACTCGCTTGCCTGGGGCTGATGTATTTCCTCCCCTGGATGACCTGGATTCGGTTCTTCGTGTGGACCGCCATCGGCGTGGCGGTTTATCTCGTGTATGGGATGCGCCACAGCAAACTCGCGGCACTCCCTACCATGAAAGAGAAGAGCATTTCCAAGCAGGCGGAAACGGTCCAGTAA
- a CDS encoding phosphate-starvation-inducible PsiE family protein, whose protein sequence is MDQLDRFGYVAAGFSLLILGMLIFFHAWYVFLARPTQVALLPAGLKLLNDLLLVIILLELFRTVVRFLQTEVLELEPYLAVGIIACTRRVLTASAELSHQLEAVAKETRHELFQQYLMDVGLNVTVIIVLIMAVYLLRKRPTQQAPAHV, encoded by the coding sequence ATGGACCAGCTCGATCGATTCGGGTATGTGGCGGCAGGGTTTAGTCTGCTCATCCTGGGTATGTTGATTTTTTTTCACGCCTGGTATGTCTTTTTGGCCAGGCCCACGCAGGTCGCGTTGCTTCCAGCTGGTCTCAAGCTCTTGAACGACCTGCTATTGGTCATCATTCTGCTGGAACTGTTCCGGACGGTCGTCCGATTTCTACAGACAGAGGTCTTGGAATTGGAGCCCTACTTGGCAGTCGGGATCATCGCCTGTACCCGCCGGGTCCTGACGGCTAGTGCGGAATTGTCGCACCAGCTGGAGGCGGTCGCCAAAGAGACCAGGCACGAGCTATTTCAGCAGTATTTGATGGATGTCGGCCTGAATGTCACGGTCATTATCGTCCTGATCATGGCTGTCTACCTCCTCCGAAAGCGTCCTACCCAGCAGGCTCCAGCCCACGTCTAA
- the nagZ gene encoding beta-N-acetylhexosaminidase: MTLRERIGQLFMVGFIGTSLSTELASFLKAVRPGGVILFKRNLESVGQIVDLTNGLQKLSPASPLLIAIDQEGGRVSRLPAEFTIFPPSEQLGCCNSSELAYSAAATIAKELRAVGINMNMAPVLDVNSNPDNPVIGDRAFGSRPSVVGEMGLATIGGLQDNRVIACGKHFPGHGDTAVDSHKELPVVDAGLHRLREIEFPPFLQAIRQGVASLMTAHVLYRSLDPESPATLSSTVIQGLLREEFRYGGVVCTDDLEMHAIIDHDGIGEAAVRAFVAGCDVLLICKDQERVVTAIQAVERAVEDGRITQERLEQSLARIAVLKGRYLLPYKPVTISDARLVVGCRTHQVLLDSIRNAYGRIPKPRAVAAHQPAIDHDSPVAHV; encoded by the coding sequence ATGACATTGCGCGAACGGATCGGTCAGCTGTTCATGGTGGGGTTTATCGGGACCAGCCTGTCTACGGAGCTGGCATCCTTTCTCAAAGCCGTTCGCCCTGGCGGGGTCATTCTGTTCAAGCGGAATCTTGAGTCGGTCGGGCAGATCGTCGATCTGACCAACGGTTTGCAGAAACTCTCGCCTGCCTCACCCCTGCTGATCGCAATTGATCAGGAAGGTGGGCGGGTGTCTCGCCTGCCGGCGGAGTTTACGATTTTCCCACCCTCCGAGCAGCTAGGGTGCTGTAATTCTTCTGAGCTGGCCTATTCGGCGGCGGCCACCATTGCCAAAGAACTGCGTGCGGTGGGCATCAATATGAACATGGCGCCGGTACTCGACGTGAACTCCAACCCTGACAATCCGGTGATTGGCGATCGGGCGTTCGGTTCGCGGCCTAGCGTGGTGGGAGAAATGGGGCTGGCCACCATCGGCGGGTTGCAAGACAACAGGGTGATTGCCTGCGGCAAGCATTTTCCCGGCCATGGAGACACCGCCGTGGATTCACATAAGGAACTCCCGGTCGTGGATGCAGGACTCCACCGGCTGCGAGAGATCGAGTTTCCTCCGTTTCTGCAAGCGATTCGACAAGGGGTGGCCAGCCTCATGACCGCCCATGTCTTGTATCGGTCACTCGACCCGGAATCCCCGGCTACCTTGTCCTCGACCGTGATCCAAGGCTTGCTGCGAGAAGAATTTCGTTACGGGGGGGTGGTGTGTACCGACGATTTGGAGATGCACGCCATCATCGATCACGATGGCATCGGTGAGGCAGCCGTGCGGGCGTTTGTGGCAGGCTGCGATGTGTTGTTGATTTGTAAAGATCAAGAACGAGTCGTTACGGCCATCCAGGCCGTGGAACGGGCAGTGGAGGACGGTCGGATCACGCAGGAGCGGCTGGAGCAATCCCTTGCCCGAATTGCGGTCCTGAAGGGACGGTACCTCCTGCCCTATAAGCCCGTGACGATTTCAGACGCCCGGTTGGTCGTCGGGTGTCGTACTCATCAGGTCCTCCTTGATTCGATACGCAACGCCTATGGTCGTATCCCGAAGCCTCGTGCAGTCGCTGCGCATCAGCCTGCGATCGACCACGATTCGCCAGTAGCCCATGTGTGA
- a CDS encoding leucyl aminopeptidase, whose amino-acid sequence MKTIKVDGRTGHVEQETLEALVLLQCEGARALAPEAAGVDRQLEGHLSTLVRSAEFDGKLGETLLVHGQGRAKATRVVLVGLGKEKDLRLDSFRQALGAAVKRVRQAKVRAFAVAMPEVLPNHCSPLQVAQAMVEGAILGNYQFTEYRSDNGPKSVAVERVTIYTAQQARLAMVTEGVRRGVAAAEATVLVRDLCNHPSNVMTPTRIVHEAKVVAKEPGVTLKVLEQRDMERLGMGALLGVARGSHEPPKFIILEYKNPKAKRGEQPVVLVGKTITFDTGGISLKPAENMEHMKADMTGGAEVMATMRAAARLKLPVHLVSILPVAENMPGGRAMKPGDIVTTLSGKTVEVQNTDAEGRLILSDALAYATRYKPAVLIDIATLTGACVVALGQFAIGMFGTHDQVKDDIRQAGLYAGERVWEMPLWEDYFEQLRSDVADMRNIGGRGGGMITAALFLSKFVGDYPWIHLDIASTDWSERERAYIPKGPTGIGTRLLIQFLINRTLPAS is encoded by the coding sequence ATGAAGACGATCAAGGTTGATGGTCGGACCGGGCACGTGGAACAGGAAACACTCGAGGCGCTCGTCCTGCTTCAGTGCGAGGGAGCGCGCGCGCTCGCGCCGGAGGCTGCCGGAGTCGATCGGCAGTTAGAGGGGCATCTCTCCACATTGGTTCGAAGTGCGGAGTTCGACGGTAAGTTGGGCGAAACCCTGCTCGTTCATGGGCAGGGCAGAGCCAAAGCGACTCGTGTCGTACTGGTCGGCCTCGGAAAGGAAAAAGATCTGCGGCTCGACTCGTTCCGCCAAGCCTTGGGGGCCGCAGTGAAACGTGTGCGACAAGCCAAAGTGCGCGCCTTTGCGGTCGCCATGCCCGAGGTGCTGCCGAACCATTGCTCTCCCCTTCAGGTGGCGCAAGCCATGGTGGAGGGAGCCATTCTCGGCAACTATCAGTTTACGGAATATCGCAGCGATAACGGGCCCAAGTCGGTCGCCGTCGAACGCGTAACGATCTACACCGCGCAGCAGGCTCGGCTGGCGATGGTCACCGAGGGGGTTCGGCGCGGAGTCGCCGCAGCGGAAGCCACTGTGTTGGTGCGCGACCTCTGCAACCATCCTTCCAACGTCATGACGCCCACCCGAATCGTCCATGAGGCGAAGGTGGTGGCAAAAGAACCAGGTGTGACGCTGAAGGTGCTGGAACAACGCGATATGGAACGGTTGGGCATGGGAGCCCTGCTCGGCGTGGCGCGAGGCAGCCATGAACCGCCGAAGTTCATCATTCTCGAATATAAGAATCCGAAGGCCAAACGGGGCGAGCAGCCCGTAGTCTTGGTGGGCAAAACGATTACTTTCGATACGGGCGGGATTTCGCTCAAGCCGGCCGAAAACATGGAGCACATGAAGGCCGACATGACCGGAGGCGCCGAAGTCATGGCGACGATGCGGGCCGCCGCGCGACTGAAGCTGCCGGTCCATCTTGTCAGTATCTTGCCGGTAGCGGAAAACATGCCGGGCGGCCGCGCCATGAAACCGGGCGACATTGTCACGACACTGTCGGGGAAGACAGTGGAGGTGCAGAATACCGACGCCGAGGGTCGCTTGATTCTCTCCGATGCGCTGGCGTACGCCACCCGGTACAAGCCGGCGGTGTTGATCGATATCGCCACACTCACAGGAGCGTGCGTGGTGGCCTTGGGTCAATTTGCCATCGGGATGTTCGGGACGCACGATCAGGTCAAGGACGATATTCGCCAAGCCGGTCTTTACGCCGGTGAGCGGGTGTGGGAGATGCCCTTGTGGGAAGACTATTTCGAGCAGCTGCGCAGTGACGTGGCGGACATGCGGAACATTGGTGGCCGGGGGGGAGGCATGATTACGGCGGCCCTGTTCCTGAGCAAATTTGTCGGCGACTATCCCTGGATCCATCTGGATATCGCCAGCACCGACTGGAGCGAGCGTGAGCGAGCCTATATCCCGAAGGGACCCACGGGGATCGGGACCCGCTTGCTGATTCAGTTCTTGATCAATCGCACCCTGCCGGCCTCGTGA
- the queE gene encoding 7-carboxy-7-deazaguanine synthase QueE, producing MRVTEIFHSIQGESTHAGHPCVFIRLTGCPLRCTWCDTAYAFYGGREMSIEDIVAQTRTFGCDLVELTGGEPLSQADAPLLLARLCDERFEVLLETSGAINTAVVDRRVRVILDVKCPGSGMSDRMHWPNLDRLSSQDEVKFVIRDRADYEWAREMVRQRDLSATCPVLFSPVFGELEPRSLAEWVLGDRLRVRFQLQMHKYIWAPDMRGV from the coding sequence ATGCGCGTTACTGAAATTTTCCACAGTATCCAGGGAGAATCGACCCATGCGGGGCATCCCTGTGTGTTCATCCGCTTGACGGGCTGTCCTTTGCGCTGCACCTGGTGCGATACGGCCTATGCCTTTTATGGAGGCCGTGAGATGAGCATTGAGGACATTGTGGCTCAGACTCGGACCTTCGGGTGTGACCTCGTTGAACTCACCGGGGGGGAGCCGCTCAGTCAGGCTGATGCGCCTCTACTGCTGGCCCGACTCTGCGATGAGAGATTCGAGGTGCTGCTGGAAACCAGCGGGGCGATCAACACGGCCGTAGTCGATCGGCGGGTCCGCGTGATCCTCGACGTCAAGTGCCCAGGCAGCGGAATGAGTGACCGAATGCATTGGCCTAACCTCGACAGGCTCTCGTCTCAAGATGAGGTGAAGTTCGTGATCAGGGATCGAGCCGACTACGAATGGGCGCGTGAGATGGTGCGTCAGCGGGATCTATCCGCCACCTGTCCCGTCTTGTTCAGTCCGGTGTTCGGCGAACTCGAACCTCGCAGCCTGGCGGAATGGGTGTTGGGGGATCGGCTGCGGGTGCGGTTCCAACTGCAAATGCACAAATACATTTGGGCACCGGACATGCGTGGGGTATAA
- a CDS encoding HAD family hydrolase — MTSLSVPQMSHTGQQTDIAAIFDVDNTLLPGQASEVRFFRFLWKRGLVGWREIRESAGWALRRMPPLSLQPLRERKLYLAGKDAGDVESLAEEFCKGEIFPRLARQGLTRMDEHRRAGHHLVLVTGSLDFLVAPLAALLDVSTVLATKLEQDQERFTGHVRAPLPYGPGKRELIARLTRECRLDLARSFAYGDSPGDVELLQMVGHPLVVNPIRGMASIARRHGWPVQRWR, encoded by the coding sequence ATGACTTCCCTTTCAGTGCCACAGATGTCCCACACCGGGCAACAGACCGACATTGCGGCGATCTTCGATGTCGACAACACGCTCTTGCCGGGGCAAGCCAGCGAAGTTCGGTTTTTTCGCTTTCTCTGGAAGCGCGGGTTGGTTGGGTGGCGGGAAATTCGTGAGAGTGCGGGATGGGCGCTCCGTCGGATGCCTCCGCTATCCCTGCAGCCCTTGCGCGAACGAAAACTCTATCTGGCCGGAAAGGACGCAGGCGATGTGGAATCTTTGGCGGAAGAGTTCTGCAAAGGCGAAATCTTTCCGCGTCTTGCGAGGCAGGGGCTGACCCGAATGGACGAGCATCGCCGGGCTGGGCATCATCTCGTGCTGGTTACGGGGTCTCTTGATTTTCTCGTCGCACCTTTGGCCGCATTGCTCGATGTCTCGACTGTCTTGGCAACCAAGCTGGAACAGGACCAAGAGCGGTTTACCGGGCACGTGCGCGCGCCGCTGCCATACGGTCCGGGAAAACGCGAGCTGATTGCCCGCTTGACGCGCGAGTGTCGCCTGGATTTGGCAAGGTCCTTTGCCTATGGCGATAGCCCAGGGGATGTCGAGCTCTTGCAAATGGTCGGGCATCCACTGGTGGTGAATCCGATTCGCGGCATGGCGTCTATTGCGCGGCGCCATGGCTGGCCGGTGCAGCGGTGGAGGTAG
- a CDS encoding PAS domain-containing protein yields the protein MAVREMTRPPLPVDNSSTGAQPADDRYREAVHRLPYAVFVHSEGAIRIANDACAQLFGLPAKDRIVGRRLSELFSQDTVQALLAQEISPSGPPLSIDTYLQRRDGVSPIPIQLVGTSVVLGGRPVVQVMMSTLTAQRDPAIALQQAKRMEAVATLAGGIAHELNNCLTAILGFSDLALPSLEPESRAHGHIQQVLLASRRARDLITQLLMFGRQTDQATQPFSLDILLKETLRLMRRKWPEHIRLREWIPGAMTPVMADPSLMHQICLTLLEHLRKTSDTMGGPLEVRLDSLHFDNPGSDTAPPLASGQYVRLTMSNAVEGAPASAPPFTGNCLSTERGEIADIETIGKVIQAQGGALRVIGSAREGYTFDLYLPAVNRPPSIVADQ from the coding sequence ATGGCGGTGCGAGAAATGACTCGTCCTCCTCTGCCGGTCGACAACTCATCGACGGGAGCGCAGCCCGCTGACGATCGCTATCGGGAAGCCGTCCATCGGTTACCGTACGCGGTATTCGTCCATTCCGAGGGCGCGATCCGCATTGCGAACGACGCCTGCGCCCAATTATTCGGCCTGCCTGCTAAAGATCGCATTGTGGGACGACGCTTGTCTGAACTTTTCTCACAGGACACTGTGCAAGCTCTGTTAGCCCAGGAGATATCACCATCAGGACCTCCGCTCTCCATCGATACATACCTTCAGCGCCGCGACGGAGTCAGCCCGATACCCATCCAACTCGTCGGCACCTCGGTCGTGCTCGGCGGCCGACCCGTCGTCCAGGTGATGATGAGTACGCTGACCGCGCAAAGGGACCCTGCCATCGCATTGCAACAGGCCAAGAGAATGGAAGCCGTCGCGACACTGGCCGGCGGCATTGCCCATGAATTGAACAATTGCCTCACCGCCATCCTCGGCTTTTCCGATTTGGCCCTCCCTTCCCTAGAACCGGAGAGCCGCGCCCACGGCCATATCCAGCAAGTCCTCCTGGCGTCGAGGCGGGCGCGTGACCTCATCACTCAGCTGTTGATGTTTGGCCGTCAGACGGACCAGGCCACACAACCTTTTTCTCTCGATATCCTCCTGAAGGAAACGCTTCGCCTCATGAGGAGAAAATGGCCCGAGCACATCCGCTTGCGTGAGTGGATCCCGGGTGCCATGACGCCTGTAATGGCCGACCCCTCCCTCATGCACCAGATCTGCCTAACGCTCTTGGAGCACCTACGCAAAACGTCGGACACGATGGGCGGGCCCCTGGAGGTGCGCTTAGACAGTCTCCACTTCGACAACCCAGGATCCGACACGGCCCCGCCCCTTGCCTCCGGCCAGTATGTGCGGCTCACGATGTCGAATGCCGTCGAAGGAGCGCCGGCTTCAGCCCCGCCCTTCACCGGTAATTGCCTCTCGACGGAGCGAGGGGAAATCGCGGACATCGAGACCATCGGTAAGGTGATTCAGGCGCAGGGAGGCGCACTTCGGGTAATCGGCTCAGCTCGCGAGGGCTACACCTTCGACCTGTATCTTCCAGCGGTGAATCGCCCCCCTTCGATTGTGGCGGACCAGTGA
- a CDS encoding response regulator, with product MASVLIVDDEEAIRRLMRDALEQAGYQVQEAADGKQGLACYRQSPADLVIMDILMPDQDGLESILTLRREFPNARIMAITGGSDMIGILNFLDVARMLGARRTLQKPFDMKQLLEAVRTEITG from the coding sequence ATGGCATCGGTGTTGATCGTTGACGATGAAGAGGCGATACGTCGCTTGATGCGTGATGCTCTGGAACAGGCGGGCTATCAGGTACAGGAAGCGGCAGACGGCAAACAAGGACTCGCCTGTTATCGACAATCTCCGGCCGACTTGGTGATCATGGACATCCTCATGCCTGATCAAGACGGTTTGGAAAGCATCCTGACGCTCCGCAGAGAATTTCCCAATGCCAGGATCATGGCCATTACCGGTGGCAGCGACATGATCGGCATCCTCAACTTCCTGGATGTAGCCCGCATGTTGGGCGCCCGCCGCACCCTGCAGAAACCCTTCGACATGAAACAGCTCTTGGAGGCCGTGCGGACTGAAATCACCGGCTGA